From one Amaranthus tricolor cultivar Red isolate AtriRed21 chromosome 17, ASM2621246v1, whole genome shotgun sequence genomic stretch:
- the LOC130804413 gene encoding uncharacterized protein C6G9.01c, which yields MPKKRSSKSSVGLKEEPNAANKSKKEPNSALENPSTNSKKIDEIDQIFASQKRKKTEKEKAENSSKINEKSKKIKKKKIPKDSEVFNSNSKPRRRTNNGLPIYSEEELGINNQDGGDTALCPFDCSCCF from the coding sequence ATGCCTAAAAAGAGGTCTTCGAAATCATCCGTTGGGTTAAAAGAAGAACCCAATGCtgctaataaatcaaaaaaagaaCCCAATTCGGCTCTTGAAAACCCATCTACTAATTCAAAAAAGATTGATGAAATCGATCAAATCTTTGCAAGCCAAAAGAGAAAGAAGACCGAAAAAGAAAAGGCTGAAAACTCTAGCaagataaatgaaaaatcaaagaagataaagaaaaagaagatccCAAAAGATAGTGAAGTGTTTAACTCTAATTCCAAGCCTCGAAGGCGGACAAACAATGGGCTTCCTATATATTCAGAAGAAGAGTTGGGGATCAACAATCAAGATGGAGGCGACACTGCTCTTTGCCCGTTTgattgttcttgttgcttctaa